Proteins from a single region of Salipiger sp. H15:
- a CDS encoding YitT family protein, producing MLLLDSPPPDRHTLWEDVHGILVGTTLVALGIQFLRASGLFTGQVAGLALVLGEPTGLRFGLLFFLMNAPFYILAVKQLGWRFTIKSFISVVLMSSMVDLMPQALHLEISQPLAAALFGVCAGLGLLSLFRHGATLGGVGIVALWLQDTRGIKAGYIQLGFDLLVFASAFLFFQPVQVLWSLVGAIILNALIAINHRRDRYIARS from the coding sequence ATGCTCCTCCTCGATAGCCCCCCTCCCGATCGACACACGCTGTGGGAAGACGTCCACGGCATCCTCGTCGGCACCACGCTCGTCGCGCTTGGGATCCAGTTCCTGCGCGCCTCCGGGCTGTTCACCGGCCAGGTCGCCGGCCTCGCGCTGGTGCTGGGAGAGCCCACCGGCCTGCGCTTCGGCCTGCTTTTCTTCCTGATGAACGCGCCCTTCTACATCCTCGCGGTGAAGCAGCTGGGCTGGCGCTTCACCATCAAGAGCTTCATCTCGGTCGTGCTGATGTCGAGCATGGTCGACCTCATGCCGCAGGCGCTGCACCTCGAGATCTCGCAGCCGCTCGCCGCCGCGCTCTTCGGGGTCTGCGCCGGGCTCGGGCTGCTCTCGCTCTTTCGCCACGGCGCGACGCTGGGCGGGGTCGGCATCGTGGCGCTCTGGCTGCAGGACACGCGCGGGATCAAGGCGGGCTACATCCAGCTCGGCTTCGACCTGCTGGTCTTCGCCTCGGCCTTCCTGTTCTTCCAGCCGGTGCAGGTGCTCTGGTCGCTCGTCGGCGCGATCATCCTCAACGCGCTCATCGCCATCAACCACCGCCGCGACCGATACATCGCGCGCTCCTGA